A stretch of DNA from Oryza brachyantha chromosome 9, ObraRS2, whole genome shotgun sequence:
CACGTAGCAAACCCAgcagcttatatatatatatatatatatatatatatatatatatatatatatatatatatatatggatgaccaTCTAAAAAAGATCTCTATCCATATTATCTTGCACTCTAATAAatcattcatatttattttattaatattttacaaccaCCTACTCTTATGTTGATAttactctcttctcttttgattaaatgttgaaatatatatagaggagATATAAAGtacatctaaatttgatgACATCTCTCATTTAGATGTTCATCCATTTTCATATGACAATAGAATGTATGATCTGCTGgcacatattttttctctatattaTCTATTTCTAATATAAACGATGGGATATATGGGCTGGTAGGTTTGCTCTGACTAGACCAGCAACCAGCTGTCAGGGCTGTCagtcctcttcctcctcaacTCTGTCTCGCCGCTGTTAAAGCTAGCCCGCACTGCACAGCAGTGGGGCTTCTCCTCTCTCGGTACAATAATCAACCCCTGAATTGGGAGATTCTCTTTCCTGCATACAACATGCAAGCCGCTGGCAGTGTCATcaggtgtttagttggtgaaataaaaatttttgcgtgtcacatcaaacgtttgaccggatatgaTGTAGCATCTCtaaaacatgtaagtttagCAATAGATTATCTTTGTCTTTGGGTTGGTGTTCCAAGTGGTTTTGTTGTTTAGAATCAAGTAGTAACATCTATAATAACTGGTTATAGCTACTTTGAagcaaataacaaaataaatttaattatttaaaaaataaacagcgacatgattttttataaggCATATCaatatgatatataaaattttagaaatatgcaaattcaaatttaaacaaattGTAACAAAACGAACAAAAGATGTACATTGCTATCATGCATGCAGTACTAGTAGAACACACCAGTAATAGCTCTGGGTTCTTTTCGTGCTGATCCTCATCAGTATGCAGCGTTTTTTCCAGCGTTAATTTCACAATAGCGACCGATGGCGACGAGGAAGACGGTGGAACACGTGCTGAAGTGCACACTTGAAATTGTTTATTACGCACACGTGGTGCACGCTGCATGATAGGGGCGATCgtttcgtttgattttttttcatggaaaaggcaatccacatatttacaaataaaaaataacttaagaATAAAGTGTTTTTAactatctaaaaatcaatgctaaaaaataaaatacgatgagaAAACCCCCTAAaaacaactccaaatttaagattgaaacttcacattttagcttataagagCATAAATATGATTGATTCtttctaaaaactttatttatctgttttattttttagagtaGTGGAATTCGGTATAATCGCACTAGATCAATCGCTTgtaacaataatatatattgaaattaatacataataacaaaaataaaagttcaTATTATAAAGCCATATTGCATTCACGTGTGAAAGTAGTGTATTTTGCAGGACAGCTATGAATTGTGGTGCAACACATGGAGAGCGGAATGAAAATGGATTGAGTAACAGGTACAGGCTAGAATCAGCTGAATGTCAAGCAAACGTCATATAGCTTCATTTGTAACAAAAGATTGGTTTTTCATGAGTTTAAGGGTATTAGATGGAggctttcaaaaaaaaaaaaactccacgTTGGAAACCATGGCCGAATCACGGTCACTTGCATGTGCACGCGCGCTACAAACTGTAGCCTTGATGCCACGGCTGCCAACTTTCCCACCTCGCCACCGCGGGGGgcagcgccgcctccacgcggtcgccgcagcagccgcagcgAACCGTGTCGTGCCCGTTCCCGGCGCCCAGGGCGACGGCGTCCGCCTCCCGCATGACCTCCGCGGGCACGACGCAGAGGTTGCCCCCGCACCGCCGGCACACGCCGCGCACCCGGgtcgccagcgccgcctccacctgcCGGCACACCGGGTCGTCGTGGCGGCCCGCGGCCCGCAGCTCCACGTACCTCGCCGCGAGGCGCAGGTGCGCCAcggcacggcgccggcgcgacaTGGCCTCGGAGATGGGCGGCAGCCCGAGCGCCGCGCGGATGTCGTCCACGCCGGTGTCGATGCCGCGGCGGAGCTGCGTCGCGTCCACCCCGGACCACGACCACGCCCTGCCCATGTCGCCGCCGAAATCCATCGTGCTGTTGCTCTGTGGACGGTGTCACGCCGATTCATATGGTGCCACGAGGTGTTCGACCCCGGACCGAGGCGTGTGCCCGTGTTGGAGAAGGATTCGCAtccagaggaggaagaaggagacCAAGGCATGTCCGTATTCCTTTTTCGTACGGTGTTCCAGTCCGTACCGACGAACTGAACATGGAAGGTATGGCCGGCCGATCGGTACTCACTCCGGTCATCACCGAGCACTTGCCCGTGAGGCCTCACCGCCCGATCATACACCCCATCTTTCTTGttatgcttttgcttataagctaaaatttaaaatttaaatttagagttatttgagattataaatttagagttgattttaaatagAACGTATATGaaggatatatatgtatggtaCGGTTCTATGGATAGATCTAGGTGTCCAGAaatcttataatgtaaaatgaaaTGAGTTTAAGggatttttgcaaatatatccaGCTGCTGATTTGCACTATCCATCCGGCCGTTCATTACAAATCTAACGGTTAATATTAAGTAGGCTATGCCCGCATCAATCTGGTAAACGAGAGAAAGGGGAGGCAGGCGCGCACCTCTCTAGAGCGGGAGGCTTTGAATCCACCGGCGGGCGGAgcagtcgccgtcgtcgctccgCGAGCGGCAGGTCTTCGGCGTCGGAGAGGCCGGAAGGGGATTGGGCCGGGTCAATTTCCTTGGCCATCACCGCATTAACGTTTGAGCGGGAGGAAGCGGGGGCGGTGGAGTGATTATTAAGGTGAGATTTAGGCGAGGACGGCGGATTTGATCGCCGGTGGGAAACGTCGGATTGGATGCCGATGCGGCCGACATGCCAAATGGACTGGCCGGGCTGGCACGGCCCATTAGGCAGGCTCCCCGTAGCGGGCCGTGCCGATGCCACGTCTCAGCAGGTACTCGGGCCGTCAGGTGTCGGCACGTGGGCCCAGTAGCGGCCCGGCCAGCACGCTGGCCCGTCAGCTCAAACGGAGAGGGAACCGGAGCAAGCGAGAGGCAGGCGCGAGGGGGGAACGTGGTGGGCCGTGGGAGGTCGGAAGTGGGGCCACGGTAGGTGTGCTGGCGCAGGCACCAGTTGCCGCGTGGCTCATCAGACGGGAGGAGGACGCAACTTTTTTTGAAACCAGCAGCGGAGTAGCAGAGGAAGAAATGGGGAATCGAGGGCTTGAGAAGCAGTCATGGTAGAGATGAAAAATTGTGAGCTGGACTCTTGTAGATGTAACGGACGATCTGATCTAGGGAAAGAACAAATCGAACGGCTGGCAGCGGTGTAGGTAGAGTCAAACAGTAACGAACAGCGGTGGACGTATGTGGTTGGGAGCTACAGTAAAACAGTAACAAACCGTGCTGGAGGCCTGTGGTTGCGACTgcaaaaactataaatatcaTATGATATGCAACAATCCAAGTAAGATTGAACACACACAGACACACCTCAAAACCAACTTAAGAAGAATCCAAGATTAAATTAACATAGTTCAAGTAAAACACATCAATACTCCCAGTTTATGGAGTTCTACAGGTAGTGGATCTCGGGTGTTCTGAGTTCATGGACACATCAGGCTCAACGAGAGGAAATTACTGGCCTAATCAGTTGAGAATTTCCTCTCCATCCTGAAATCCTAAATGGCAATGTTAACGAGCACAAAACCAGGGTAGCCAGCCAATGTTCCATGTCTCTTGGCATGATTGATCATAACGGTGTGGAAGAAGAAGTGGTCCTTACAGAGACCAGTTCATGGCATTGGTGGTGGAGTGGCTGAAGGCTCCGCTGCTGGAGCCGTGCTCGGTTTCCGGCCGGTTGGACGGCCCACTCCCCTGCAGTGCGAGCTCGAGCTCGCCGGAGAAATGGCGGCCGTGGTGGACAGAGCCCGGAGGAACCTCGCTCAATGCAATCCCATGTGGTGGCGGCAGCTGAACGTTCCTGGCGCCGTCATGGCCACGGCTGGAGCTGCCCCAGCCACTGCTCGCACCCATGTAGTTGCTCGCCATGACTGAGGGAGACACCGGGTTGGTCCCGCCTCCGAAGGCGCTGGCCGAGGACGACATTGCTGGGGACCGGCCGTTGTGGCTGCTGATGCTTTGGGTAGTATCCCATGGCTGAGTTGAcagaagagagagagcacAGTTGGAGTCGGTGCTGACTCCCGCGAGGCATCCACCTGAGGTGAGCTCAAAGGCAGGGTGGTGGAGCATTGGCGCCCCAGCCGATGAGCCGCCATGGCTGCTGTAAGCATGGTGATCACCGTATCCCGCAACTGCGCTGCGGTGAGGGTGGAGTTCATGGCTCCCTTGCCACTGGATTGAACCAGACATGCGATCGCCTGGCTGAATAGTAGGCCACGCATCCCTCACGCTGCTTGGAACTCTTGGGTATGAGAAATCTACCACAAAGCTTCTGGACCTGCCTGACTCCTCTGAACCAAAAGTTGCAAGTGCAACACGTTAATACACTCATCTGAAGTGCAGGAGTTCAGAGAATCAAGATAAACGTGAGCTACATTTTACCATGAAAGGATGGGGCAAGCCGGCCAAAGCGAGAAGAATTAGCTCCAGGTGTCGGCTTTCTCCGACGTTCATTGTGACCCACAAGGCGTCTGCGGcaacttttcttttcttgatcAAATTCAGGTAACTGGTGGAACCTGTTGTTTGAAGTGTCCAAATTAATTAGTGGATTCCACAGTAGTGCAACTGCAggatataatttaataaatagcCTGtacctataaataaaatgagttCCCCAAaagaagaatattttgttaattaaaaacaGTACACTGACAATGCGAAACAATAATCAAATTGCTCAACAAAAAAACACAGTGAAGACTATTTGTGGTGGATCTATTTCACCTTGTAGTGATCTTTACTTTAGAAAACTGCAAGCACATGAAAAGTAGCAGTGCCAACTCTGTAATCAAGAACCAGCTACACCTGCTGCTTATCTTAATACTTAGCGTGCATCAGACAAATAAATCAAACCACATGCCATGTGAAAAGCTGCGTCGATGCAAGCataacaacttttttttaatcgtagACTAATGTGTATTTGTTCTAAGTAGCAACACTAACCAAAGACACCCCTTTCATGATTAGATACACATACACCACGACcaggaaaataaaaaggttgGCTAGCCATGTGGACAGAGCACCTGTAATCATTCCCATAGTACTTTAGACGCACACAAAACACTTTAATTAGTACAACAATAGTCATATAAGGGATGCTTTATGTACAGAAGAGCGGATTTATAAATAACACAACAGTTAGAACCTTCTGTTTACTGGTAACACATATGTCCACAGCCTAACAAGCCACCACAACGTGTGAAATAGTATACACCCCCatctttttcgtttttgcttatgcttataagccaaaatttgaattttcaaccttaaatttgagttgattttgaggtatttttaccgaagtttattttccagcattgacttttagaacgctaagaatatgtatataaaagttttattcataaattatttatcgtttgcaaatatgtcgtttggttttttccatgaaaaagccaaataatcaccccttATGTATTTTTCCTGACAAATCATCAGTATCCGATATAGCAGATGATGTTACTTAATTTTAATTCTTTAGATCATGTAGCATATACACAAGTGTTTGTGTTCTAGTATGTATAACaaatgaaaacatatataattattgtagTAAGTACGTGGGATCTCCGATGAACCGTATGAGAATTATCGATTAACACGATCAACTAACTTCACTACCGCAGCCCAATTATAGTTTGCGGTAGCTACTATTTCATCTGATCTTGTTTTCCACCTCAATTTCCCTGCTGCCCTACTTCCATTTTGGGGCATTAAATAGTGCATAGTAGTACCAGTGTACTTAGCACCCCCATCCTTCATATCCTACCACACTAGagaatagaagaaaaaaaaaggagatctAGACTTACTATATGTGTGCTCCTCAGACAAGATATTCTGGATGGGCACTTTTGTGTCCCTTACTATTCTAGTCAGTTTCCACATGTCCAAATTtcataaatttggtcatcgcTACCAACCAACCCAAACCAGCAGTGCACACAGGGCCTGAGATCTCCCAATCTGGTGAGGACAAAAGGGCGCGCAGTTCAGCCGGAATCGAACGTTGCTGCGTTTTTGCAAGTTGCAGAGGTTTTCGTTGTTTTCTTGTCCCAAATGCacagctgagctgagctgagtgTCTGTGACTCGGGTTGCTCAGGTAGCCAAATCTACTGAAGgtttttgaattttggcaGGAACCGGTTGAATCTACACGTATCACAGGTGGAACAGTGGAGGACATAGAGACAGTGGCTGGAGCTGGCCAAGATGCGAGACCCAGTggccaccggccggccggccgggtggGATGGGATGCTCGacgacggggaggaggaggaagaggtgggTCGCTTTTACCTGCTGCACTGTTGGCAGAAGCGCTGCTcgaggccggcgacgacgacgatgggcTCCTTGGCGTGCGTGTAGCACACCTTGTGGCGGCAGTAGTACGGCTTGGCGCCGGTCAGATCCACGCCGCACCCCTCCACCTGGcacctcggcggcggtggcggcggagggggggCCGTCGCCACGCCCTTGCccttcctgctgctgctgccgccgccgcccgacgacgacggctccaccgccgcgctcccgctcccgccagCCGCTGCGTCCTGCTCGAAGTAGATCTTCTTGCCGAACTTGAGCCCGTGGACATCGTCACCCCCACCACTGCTACTGCCGCCGGTCGCCATTGCGGCAGGCCGTCCCTcgcttagctagctagcttctttctttctttttattgccgcgcgcctcccctctctAAAGAGGGGGAGCAAGCCAGCGAGCGGGTGCGAGTGGAATGGAAGGCGGCGAGGGAGCGAAGCGAAGCTGGGCTAGGGGGAGCGGCGACAACAGCGGTGGCAcctccttaaaatataaatcttgcagtgcgtgcgtgcagcTGATGCTACCTGCTGCTTGTGTACTCCAGTTGTGTCACGCACTAGTGCACGAGTACTACTACTGCTGGCTGTCACACTATTCTTCAAAAAGCTCAAAGCTGCCCGCAATaccctaagagcaagtataatacgAGAGTGTAAGGTGGCTAAATGGTTATACGGAtaagagggaggagagagataaaaaagtAGGGTGTAATTCTATATTCAGCTTAGACAccagaaccaaaaaactatgTGAAAGAAACATGCGGGTtatgtattaatgataaagagctaactactgtATAAGTGGACTAagagtaaattaaaaaaatcttatagccagcttgttggttatattattagccttgctctaacaCTAGCTACTAGTTCTCATGTTTTGGGAAATGCGGCTCAGTTATGtccctaaaatataaatatttttagcttatcTGGTACTCATCAGTCCCAAAATAAAGTAAACTTTTAATCATTTGTgtccagcgtttgaccatccgtcttatttaaatttttttaagaaattttaaaaaattagtcacacataaaatattatttatgatttatcgtctaacaaaaacaaaaatattaatcgtaaaagtTTTTTGAACATGACAAAGCGTTGAGattaaagtaaaatattaatttattttagaaaggaAAGAGCAGAGATTAAGGGGTGtcttttatgtattttataaaaaaccaaatattatattcaaagaataatttataaataaaatcgtGTTGACGATCACATCGATGCGAGGGCGGGCTGTTTAGACGTAGGAACTTTTTTTAATCccttgtcatatcggatgtttggacgttaattaggagtattaaatatagactgataacaaaactaattgcataaataaaggctatttcattagacaaattttttaagcctaattaatccacgattagcaaacatttattgtagcatcacgTTCGCTAATCATTGACTAATTAGGGTTAATAGACtcgtctcacgaaatagttatgaggtgggttttattaacagtctatatttaatgcatttaattaacatctaaacattcgatatgatagggaaaaaaattagagggaAACAAACACCGCTACGTCCACACCGCCACCTGGCCCAGCGTTGGCGTCCCCTTCTGACCGCTGGTCGAGACGATGCAGTTGGGGGCGTCGTTGATGGTGACGCGGTGGAACGGCGGTTCCGGCTACTGGGGAGATGTGATCCATCACAGGTTGAGAGGAAACCAGGTTAAAAGCTGGCTTCTTTGACGAGGTTTTTATCCAGGTTTATTTGATTCAACAACTGTTTTTTTGTGTCCTTCAGCGAAGTATAACTAGAATTAGGGGATAAAATCGTCCATGATAGGGTGGGTTATTCGATGAAGATTTACGTTGTAGTATCACGTGTCATTCATGATATCTAAACATATGTTTTGACATATTCTAATTTATATTGTagggtatttttatattttagtattttttacgATAGggaaaactattttttcatAGTAACTTTTATTGGACTAAAAGAATTATCATAAATTATCACGTGactataaaacaaatcaatgaaaattaatttcaaatttgctACTCCTGTTTGCCAACAATATTAATTCCCAACAATGTTAGGATGGAACCTCTATCCTATAAATGTAGTGATGCATATGTGGttttgattgaaaaaaaattagagctATGCTGGTGATTCGTGGTTGCGTTCTTTCGTCCCACAAACTACAATTAGAGCTATAGAATAATTGTTTAAAAGTAAAGTCCACATGCAACAAATGACGTGAGTTCATCTTTAGCCTTATCCGTACtattaggatgtgtttggttcgtgaaTGAGATGGGTTGGGTTGTATCCATCCCTAGATTGTAGGATgggttggttctatttttctgtttggttggatggatggattggaccttgttttttatttggtgggagagatgagatgagataattggacttgtttttttgttgaagggatgagatgggataaaGGTTACttctcatatccaaaataaaatattaaatattaggattaatatatgaataacctaaagtaattatatttatatctatacaagtaatatattttaaataaatttaataaataaaatacacaaCTTCTATACGTTGTGGTTATCCTGGGATGGATATATCCCGCTATTTTGGTGGGATGGTTTGGATCTGGATCTGAGAGAAATATTCCTTGTctgggtccaacccatccacCAACGAAACAGGGTCAGAGATGGGTTGGCTTTATCCCAACACATACTATCcctcgaaccaaacatatcctTAAAGCGAGTACAATAAGATGGCGTGGACGGACTACAAGAATTGACATCGGATTTGTGCTTAATTGGATGAGAAAAGGGAGTAGAGAGAATAAAAACGGGCTACATATTTGTAGCCAAATATAGCACATACTCTAACAAGTCGTATAACAAATAGGTAAGATATGCATTTATGTTGTActatgtatatacatgtacCTATTGTACGAGTTGAGTATTATATTGGTTATGAACGACTTCTCAATTTTTAGAGCCATTACTATCTttgctctaaaatataaacatatatagattGTTTAGTAGATAGTATGCTtggaaataaacaaaactgtCGTAcatgttaataaataatgaatgaATAAGAGTTAGAGAGTAAACATGGATATAATATAAACGATTTTGAACGAAAAGTGATTAATTATACAAGTAGTAGCGTGAATAATgccaaatatttatattttagtatatgatttagattatagaaatacttatactCTTGGTATCGATGGTGTAGTTGGCTATATAACATTAATCTTGTTGGTTGTTCGTCGCATTTGCGAAACCGACGGTTTCTGCACCGCAGTAACCACGATTTCCGCTCAAAACCATGAAAATACTACGCTAATCACGTGGTAATCACGATAAGATAAACCCTTGCTGTTAGTACTAGTACTGCTGCCCTCGAACAAACTCACGTGGACAATAGTGCTTCATTCTcgttactacctccgtcccataacaAGGTCGTTTTTCGATTTCTATGTATAATgctttgactatttatcttatttgaaaaaatttattaaaaatgtaaaaaattaatcacgcataaagtactactCATgttatctagtaacaataaaaatattaatcacaaaaaaattacaaataagataaaagattaaaatattgtatctaacaactgaaaaataattttatttcgaACCGAGGTAGCAGGAGAAATGGTTGAAATTAACGAAGCATGGTAGTAGGAGTTGTAGGTTTCATGCGTGGAGGCATGGAGCCGTGCACGTGCTTGACTGCACTTGGTCTTGTAGCCTTCCGCTTTTGAGTTCGACAAGACGGCTCTTGCCTTTCTTTTTTAACCGTTGGTCTAGCCTGGGGCCGAGTTACGCCTTGGCGTCTTCCCATTGGTGAAGGATCTTTCCTAACCCTTTCGACTGGTGAGGTGTTTGGTGAGGTTTCGGAATTGCCACGGAAAACTCTCGGCCGGTTGGGTCACTTTTGAtgaaagctaaaatttaaatttaaaaattaaatttaggggtggttttaagttttttattgtatcTTTCAGATTATTATGAaccgtatataaaagttttaaccaaaaaatattttaatcgttaataagcGGTTTTGCTTATGCACGTTAAAAGCAACATAACATAATGAGATGGTACATTTGTCACGACTAATATTATGTTTTGGAAAACTAAAGAGTTAAAAGGATATAATCCCATCAACTTTATTGACGGCTAGCCATAGACTTATCTAGATCATACGaatcttatatttatgtatttctTTATCGTGATcgtaaaaaacaaagaaaacttCAGTCGACTAGAGCAGACCTATTACTCGTCATTAGGAGGCATGTGACAGTGCTAAAATCTCTGTCCTCTTCCTCTTGATACATTCTTGTACATATCTTGgtatcaaattaaccctatgTCTAGAGGCACCGCAGTTAGATCCCTGTTTCATGACGTAAAGTTGGTTATACTTTCTTACATGGCTTGAAACGTTTGTGGCAAGCATATTTGAGCTAAAGTTAGCTACTGTCCAAATTACTTCTTTATTGGTTATTACATCTTGTGTGTTATAAAGTACTTTACATGGTTGGTCTTTGATAATGTTCCTCTGGCATAGTGATGGTGCTAACATGATCACTGATATGTGTTAGTGAGCACGTTCCTCTAATTGGTCAGggatcttaattttttttccttgagaaAAGTGGTCGAAGTGGTGTAGTCGTGTAGTACACTTATGGGTAAGGTGTGTTTGGTTAGACTGATGGGGCTGGATGGGAGATGGTTGCCTGATTTTTTGAGGTGTTTGGCTCATAGACTAGCACGGAATAATGTGGTCACACAGACAATATTCTTCAGGACGTTAGATAAGTGAATCTGATTGATTTGGCCGCATAAAACCATTCATGTTTTCATATTGATAATGTGACATGTTTAACAAAATCTTGAATGATTAtatttcggtgaaaaaatatatacgatAAGTGAATTAGATTATATTTTGCCTTATTCTATCCGTGTTACATGCCTCCAGCCAAAGAAGAAATTGGATTCATCCCACCAATACATacgaaacaaaaaataaagtactctctatgttttatattataagactttttaaatttgactagattcatatatatatatatatatatatatatatatatatattagtgtaGTTGTTtttatgtgtctagatttattattataaatataaataaaaaaagttgtaACACGGAACTGAGGGAATAGCCCAAATAATGACCACGATTTTTATAGGTCTTTCAACGTGGTAAGTTTAGTCCGGATCAAAATCATGCCGGCGGACCACACCCCAGAATGCGACCCGCGCGCTGCCCTTCTAAAATCGCATGCTCCTATtagcaaaaacaaaaccaaaaaaaacaaaaaactagcAGCACAGTCACAGCGACTCGCAAACAGAGCTCCCCCTACATGCCACGGTAATTGGTagcatcaaatttttttccacagTTCGTACTAGGACGTGCGATTGGTTATTCCGTCGATCGTGATTGGCTAAGGGCGAGTCTTTAATTGTGATTATAATTATGTGTTGATCATATTTCCAACTTGGAAAATAAGTTGAAAAAAAGGATTCgtgcttttaaaaataacttttgattagaaatattttgaaattaattacGCTAGTTACTTAGCTCATTTTCgtgaaaaatattgatttagGTTGTTTTAGACGCTAAGAACGAAAACCGTCTCTAACCTATACCTAAAATTGATCCcttatatcaaattttctgaattagataaa
This window harbors:
- the LOC102712006 gene encoding squamosa promoter-binding-like protein 17, with product MATGGSSSGGGDDVHGLKFGKKIYFEQDAAAGGSGSAAVEPSSSGGGGSSSRKGKGVATAPPPPPPPPRCQVEGCGVDLTGAKPYYCRHKVCYTHAKEPIVVVAGLEQRFCQQCSRFHQLPEFDQEKKSCRRRLVGHNERRRKPTPGANSSRFGRLAPSFHEESGRSRSFVVDFSYPRVPSSVRDAWPTIQPGDRMSGSIQWQGSHELHPHRSAVAGYGDHHAYSSHGGSSAGAPMLHHPAFELTSGGCLAGVSTDSNCALSLLSTQPWDTTQSISSHNGRSPAMSSSASAFGGGTNPVSPSVMASNYMGASSGWGSSSRGHDGARNVQLPPPHGIALSEVPPGSVHHGRHFSGELELALQGSGPSNRPETEHGSSSGAFSHSTTNAMNWSL